The Chelonoidis abingdonii isolate Lonesome George chromosome 11, CheloAbing_2.0, whole genome shotgun sequence genomic interval GGGTCCAGGAGAGGGGCTGCACCCTTGtcgtccccccgcccccaatattTTACCTGTCCTGGATGCTTTTGCGCACAATGAGGAAATAGGATTTGATGAGTCTGCGGATCACCTCACAATCCTGCTGCTCCCGCTGGCTCAGCTTCCGTGTGGCCGGCATGGGCTGTAGGAAAAGAGATGGGACTTCAAGGgaaatgggggggtgggagggtgtcccACCATGCAGGGTCTTCCCCCTCAGGGATAACAGCAGTAAGGTTATAAAGCCAGGCAATCTCCAGTTCCAGTAGCACTCTCCTGCTGTCACTACCTCACCATCACCTGCCTGTGTGGGAAGGGGGTAACTCACCGTGTCCAGCAGATTGACAGCATGGGAGCGACTGGGGCTGGAATACATGGGGGGCTGGGTGTTCCCCTTGGGCTTCTCTTCCATGCCAGCATTCTCCACTTTGTCGCTCTTCCAACGCCGGATCCCCTCCGCAGGGGGGTCATTCTGGGGAGAGCAGAGACCAGCTGGCCACCACGTCATGAGGGGTGACACTGGTATCCagtggaggaaggggggggggaaaagggaaGAGGCTCAGCAGTGGGACACAGGAGCAGAGAGGCATTACCttgctgctgctgacagaggcagacACCAGCGCTGTGTCGATGAAGTCCGGGTGCTTGGTGTTGATATAGGCGAGCTCGATTGCAACCAGATTATGAACCTGCATGGAGAGAGACGGGATGGGGCCTgagcttcaaaacaaaacaatatttaatttaaactcaATAAATGTGATTTCTGTTGtgaaactttaaaataatattgagAGTATTGTAAGCTTAGTCCTTAACACAAGTTGCCAGAATTGTAATGGACTTTAATCAAAAGCAGTACATGCTTGCTGCTGAAAGGACATCAAACCACGGAAGTCACTGGCTCAGCAGtgggaaccagagtttgttgaaggtTAAACCAGGTTTCTATAGCAGAGAGAATacttcatttcagtttgttcaACGTTCAAAACCAAGCTGGGAGTTGGAATCCTTGTAAAATCTCAGACTGGAAGAGGGAAACAACTAGCAGATCTTGTcctcatagaatgtcagggttggaagtgctcaaagcaggaccaatccccagacagattaaactcacaaccctgggtttagcaggccaatgctcaaaccactgagcctatccctccccctcttacACTTAACTTTCATTCAAAGGACATAGTGAAAGGCCTGTGTTGAATATATCAGTTAGTTTtcaatgcaaaacatgttttgcttgACATTTGTTCTTCTGGACTCAGCACATTTAAATTACCTTAAATTTTCTTACTTGTAACttgtgtcaagctctatttggatggaaactggAATTCCATTAAAAATGCCCAGAAACagcatttaattgtttttattaattatctagtaaataaatcTAGTGTATCCACCTGCTTTGCAGAAAGAAGCAGCACACTTAGTGTAAAGACTATATTTAGCTGcaaattaaaatagtttaatgGTTATTAACCAGTGAGAATCCACCTTTTAAGTTATCTTCCTGAAAATGCAAAAAGACTTCAACCCCAACACCCATATCAGCCCCCTACCCTGCATGAGGTGTTACCATCTCGTTGGTGATGGGCAGCCTCTGCCGCAGGACGCCTGTCACCACCTCCACAATCGCTTCATGCAGTTTGGGGAAGCGCAGCAGCTCCTGgtgcggggggaggagagagaggggtaaGATCTTGGAAATGTTGAAACTTCAAAAGATTCTGAGATGTGCTGGACACAAATGGGCCCACAGCTTAGCCAGAGACTGCTCCAGCTGTGTTTGATGACTACAGGCCAGAGGTCTGCTTGGGCCCACATTTAAAGCCCAATCTGGCCCTGAACCCCAACACTTCCCCAGCAAGCGTGGCAGCGCTTTTCACAGCCTGTAAAAAAAAAGTAGTTACACCACCTGATAGCATGCTGTTTTATTTTACTGTCAGAGCACATGGGGGTCAGGGAATTCAACTCCAGCTGCGCAGCACCCAAGTTACAGAGCAGAGGCCACAGAGCCCCTCACTGGTCCAGGTGGACCCCCCAAATcatcacacacaccccaggggGATTGCACAGACTGGGTCAGAGCAGGCCTGAGAGGCTCAGGAGATAGAGATGGGTCTTTGGTATCAAGGATGAGTGTAACCCAGAAACAGAAACAGACACGAGACCGTAACCAGGGGGCAAAGCCGGCAGGCACTCTGGAGAGCTCAGGGAGAAGACGGGGGACACCAGGGGCAAAGCAGGTCTGGTGACGGGGATGGTTTCACGCTGTGTTCTCACTGTAATGCTTTTATCAGATGAATGCACTGTGCCACAGGGAAAGCTGGAGGGGCCGGCAGAGCCCCTTGGGGAAAACATGGGGCAAGCCACAGGCACTGGCCTAAGGTCAGACACCCCCCTGGGGggcacctggagcagggctggatgggCTCCCAGGTACCCACATGTTGTACATGGAGCAAGGATGGATGATGGAGCACCTGTGTGTTGTAGGTGGAGCAGTGCTGAATGATGCGCTGCAGCTCCTCGTGCACCAGTTCCACACAGCGCAGGCTCGGGTCCTCCAGACGCTTGATCTGACGTTTCACCAGAAGCTCGAAGGAGACCTCGGGCACAAAGAGGGCAGGACGGGGGCCCTGAGGGGGAGGCAGGGACCCCATCAGAGCAGTGGCTTCTCCAGTGGGGATAGAGAGACATCCCCCACCCCTCGTCACCACCCAGCCTCATCCCATTCTCCACTCCCGTGAGGGACAGAAAGCCAGGAGGGGACTAGTCAGTCCCAGGCAGCCACAGCGAGATGGGACTGAGGGTGTCATGGGGTGGGCACGTACACACACTCGCCCCGCAGCCCACTATGGTCTGTTACCCCCCCCGTCATGGCCCGGTACCATCCCCAATGTGGTACGTATGGGGGAGGGTTCCCTACCTTGTAGAGTCAGGCGGTGTTCCTGTaccatgcagggctggggcatggtTGGTAAGGGGCACCATGGGGGGCTGGCAACCACAGAGGCAGGGGTGCTCAGGCTCCAGCAAAGAAAGGACAGAAGGGGCAGGGTGGTACGGGCCAAGCCAGGGGCTAGCCTTCCAAAGCCAGCTGTTCACATGCTGCCCATGGCTTTGCAGTCTCCTCTGTATCATTAACAAGAGTTTACGAGGACAGTGGATGGCATTTGCCATGGTGCTgggcaggctgaggtctctgggtaCGAAACCTTGCGTCGCCCTGTTTAATGTGGGACAGTGACTGGGCCATGGGAACATCTGTGGCCCATTTATTCCACCTAAATTAATAGAACAGGGGCCGGTGGAAGGGGCAGTGCCCAGGGGGAGCCCAGAGGGGTACCATACCGTGGCATTGCGAATGGCCGTCAGGATGTCCAGCATCGTGAGCCCAGCCAGCGGGTCGATGGACTCCAACGTCCGGCCGAATGTCTCGTGGAAGATGTAGCACATGCGGGCACCCCCGCAGCTGGCGggatggcggggtggggggaagagacacAGAAGGGTTCAGAGGGAGAATAGAAACAGTAGCCAAAGCATAGCCCCCCTCCAAAAatggccacacacccctgcctctcAGCATCGCCACTCTCATGCCCCCTGAGctctcagctcctgcctccccccagcactcacagcTCTGAGGTCTCAATGTTCCGTGCCGTGCCCTCGATGGTGTGGCAGTACTCAGTGGCGAACTTGGTGATGATCTGCAGCAGCGTGGCATTCTTGTCCTCAATGGGCTGCCCATAGCTCTGCAGCACTGACTGATACTGGGCCGTCAGCACATTCACCCGGGTTTTCAGCTCCGGCAGGCAATCCCGGATGTGGTGCATCAGCAGCCTGGGGCAGGACACAGGAATGAGTCCATCTAACCCAGCCTCCCGGCTCCTGAATTTCCAGGGAATCATTCTGGCACCCAGTGCTGACAGCAAGGGCTCAACTCCTCTGCTGGGGTGACTCCAGGGTCTCCTGCCACCATGTGCTGCCCCCCATGCTCCTGGCCACTCTCTAGTGGCACTGAGTTCTGCTGGAGGAGGTCAGGTATGACCCTCACCCACACCCCCCTTTCTGGTCAGTTGTAAATGGGCTCACTTCTATTCTGTCTGCCAGGGCAGCACACACCCCTCCATCCTTTCCCTTCTCTCCAACAGATCCCttaactgccccctccccagccctagTCCTCTGGCCCCAGTGGCCCTCGCCAGGGAGAGCAGAGCCCCAGCTGGCACCCACCGGTTGAGGGTCTTGGCCAGGTGCCGGGTGCCGTTGCGGTTGGCCAGCGATGGGTATCGCTTCTGCAGGAAGCCCTGCTCGTCCTGCAGTGACTCAGTGATGCTCTTCCGAGTGTTGATGTCatgctggctcctgggagggcCGGGACAGAGTCATTGTctgtccccactccccgccctCGCCCTCCCCCNNNNNNNNNNNNNNNNNNNNNNNNNNNNNNNNNNNNNNNNNNNNNNNNNNNNNNNNNNNNNNNNNNNNNNNNNNNNNNNNNNNNNNNNNNNNNNNNNNNNNNNNNNNNNNNNNNNNNNNNNNNNNNNNNNNNNNNNNNNNNNNNNNNNNNNNNNNAgtttccctctctcctttgcaTCGCCAcccaatggagggagggggaagtgttaATGCTTCTCTTGCCCCCGAGTCCAGGCTGGTGGGGAAAGTTGGGTTTGCTgtcccctgcagcccctccaaACTCCAGCACAGCGCCCCCATCCCACCACCAAAGACTTTCTCCAcagccctccagcccctcccacctCTCAACAGACCCCCATGCCCTACATCTCCACAGCCCCTCCATTGGCTCTATGCAGCCCCCCCGGACTCCACCACCCTCCTGCCCACCTGTTCACCACACCAATGATGCCCAGTTTGACAGGGATGACCCTGCCCATCAGAACGTCCATGGCGTCCGTCCCGGCATCCATCAGGTCCAGCTTGGTGACCACGGCCAGTGTGCGGCGTcctgcaggaggggagagggtagGGATGATCAGGCAGGCCCAGGCTCAGAGACGGAGACCTAGGCCCAAGCTACACTTACCCACCTAGTGACGTGGGTCAGGGTGTGAAACCCCCCAGGGCGACCTAACCCCCAGCACAGACGCTGCTGTGCTGGCAGACCAGTGTTTCTGGCACTAGGTGGCATTCCTAC includes:
- the LOC116823437 gene encoding dynamin-1-like protein isoform X1; protein product: MSPCREKPRTRPAMETLIPVINKLQEIFNTVGAEVIQLPQIVVIGAQVRLQFLPSWGDPAASLGSSGKSSVLESIVGRDFLPRGSGIVTRRPLVLQLVNVPFLEERQHAASGETSTQAEEWATFLHCKHKTFTDFDEIRQEIETETERMTGTNKGISLEPLYLKIYSPHVLNLTLVDLPGITKVPVGDQPPDIEGLVREMILSYVSNPNCLILAVTAANTDMATSEALKLARDVDPDGRRTLAVVTKLDLMDAGTDAMDVLMGRVIPVKLGIIGVVNRSQHDINTRKSITESLQDEQGFLQKRYPSLANRNGTRHLAKTLNRLLMHHIRDCLPELKTRVNVLTAQYQSVLQSYGQPIEDKNATLLQIITKFATEYCHTIEGTARNIETSELCGGARMCYIFHETFGRTLESIDPLAGLTMLDILTAIRNATGPRPALFVPEVSFELLVKRQIKRLEDPSLRCVELVHEELQRIIQHCSTYNTQELLRFPKLHEAIVEVVTGVLRQRLPITNEMVHNLVAIELAYINTKHPDFIDTALVSASVSSSKNDPPAEGIRRWKSDKVENAGMEEKPKGNTQPPMYSSPSRSHAVNLLDTPMPATRKLSQREQQDCEVIRRLIKSYFLIVRKSIQDSVPKTVMHFLVNYVKDHLQSQLVGQLYKQQLLDMLLTESEDMAQQRKEAAGLLQALQRANQTISEIRETQLW
- the LOC116823437 gene encoding dynamin-1-like protein isoform X5, which gives rise to MSPCREKPRTRPAMETLIPVINKLQEIFNTVGAEVIQLPQIVVIGAQVRLQFLPSWGDPAASLGSSGKSSVLESIVGRDFLPRGSGIVTRRPLVLQLVNVPFLEERQHAASGETSTQAEEWATFLHCKHKTFTDFDEIRQEIETETERMTGTNKGISLEPLYLKIYSPHVLNLTLVDLPGITKVPVGDQPPDIEGLVREMILSYVSNPNCLILAVTAANTDMATSEALKLARDVDPDGRRTLAVVTKLDLMDAGTDAMDVLMGRVIPVKLGIIGVVNRLLMHHIRDCLPELKTRVNVLTAQYQSVLQSYGQPIEDKNATLLQIITKFATEYCHTIEGTARNIETSELCGGARMCYIFHETFGRTLESIDPLAGLTMLDILTAIRNATGPRPALFVPEVSFELLVKRQIKRLEDPSLRCVELVHEELQRIIQHCSTYNTQELLRFPKLHEAIVEVVTGVLRQRLPITNEMVHNLVAIELAYINTKHPDFIDTALVSASVSSSKNDPPAEGIRRWKSDKVENAGMEEKPKGNTQPPMYSSPSRSHAVNLLDTPMPATRKLSQREQQDCEVIRRLIKSYFLIVRKSIQDSVPKTVMHFLVNYVKDHLQSQLVGQLYKQQLLDMLLTESEDMAQQRKEAAGLLQALQRANQTISEIRETQLW
- the LOC116823437 gene encoding dynamin-1-like protein isoform X3 yields the protein METLIPVINKLQEIFNTVGAEVIQLPQIVVIGAQSSGKSSVLESIVGRDFLPRGSGIVTRRPLVLQLVNVPFLEERQHAASGETSTQAEEWATFLHCKHKTFTDFDEIRQEIETETERMTGTNKGISLEPLYLKIYSPHVLNLTLVDLPGITKVPVGDQPPDIEGLVREMILSYVSNPNCLILAVTAANTDMATSEALKLARDVDPDGRRTLAVVTKLDLMDAGTDAMDVLMGRVIPVKLGIIGVVNRSQHDINTRKSITESLQDEQGFLQKRYPSLANRNGTRHLAKTLNRLLMHHIRDCLPELKTRVNVLTAQYQSVLQSYGQPIEDKNATLLQIITKFATEYCHTIEGTARNIETSELCGGARMCYIFHETFGRTLESIDPLAGLTMLDILTAIRNATGPRPALFVPEVSFELLVKRQIKRLEDPSLRCVELVHEELQRIIQHCSTYNTQELLRFPKLHEAIVEVVTGVLRQRLPITNEMVHNLVAIELAYINTKHPDFIDTALVSASVSSSKNDPPAEGIRRWKSDKVENAGMEEKPKGNTQPPMYSSPSRSHAVNLLDTPMPATRKLSQREQQDCEVIRRLIKSYFLIVRKSIQDSVPKTVMHFLVNYVKDHLQSQLVGQLYKQQLLDMLLTESEDMAQQRKEAAGLLQALQRANQTISEIRETQLW
- the LOC116823437 gene encoding dynamin-1-like protein isoform X2; this encodes MSPCREKPRTRPAMETLIPVINKLQEIFNTVGAEVIQLPQIVVIGAQSSGKSSVLESIVGRDFLPRGSGIVTRRPLVLQLVNVPFLEERQHAASGETSTQAEEWATFLHCKHKTFTDFDEIRQEIETETERMTGTNKGISLEPLYLKIYSPHVLNLTLVDLPGITKVPVGDQPPDIEGLVREMILSYVSNPNCLILAVTAANTDMATSEALKLARDVDPDGRRTLAVVTKLDLMDAGTDAMDVLMGRVIPVKLGIIGVVNRSQHDINTRKSITESLQDEQGFLQKRYPSLANRNGTRHLAKTLNRLLMHHIRDCLPELKTRVNVLTAQYQSVLQSYGQPIEDKNATLLQIITKFATEYCHTIEGTARNIETSELCGGARMCYIFHETFGRTLESIDPLAGLTMLDILTAIRNATGPRPALFVPEVSFELLVKRQIKRLEDPSLRCVELVHEELQRIIQHCSTYNTQELLRFPKLHEAIVEVVTGVLRQRLPITNEMVHNLVAIELAYINTKHPDFIDTALVSASVSSSKNDPPAEGIRRWKSDKVENAGMEEKPKGNTQPPMYSSPSRSHAVNLLDTPMPATRKLSQREQQDCEVIRRLIKSYFLIVRKSIQDSVPKTVMHFLVNYVKDHLQSQLVGQLYKQQLLDMLLTESEDMAQQRKEAAGLLQALQRANQTISEIRETQLW
- the LOC116823437 gene encoding dynamin-1-like protein isoform X4; the encoded protein is MSPCREKPRTRPAMETLIPVINKLQEIFNTVGAEVIQLPQIVVIGAQVRLQFLPSWGDPAASLGSSGKSSVLESIVGRDFLPRGSGIVTRRPLVLQLVNVPFLEERQHAASGETSTQAEEWATFLHCKHKTFTDFDEIRQEIETETERMTGTNKGISLEPLYLKIYSPHVLNLTLVDLPGITKVPVGDQPPDIEGLVREMILSYVSNPNCLILAVTAANTDMATSEALKLARDVDPDGRRTLAVVTKLDLMDAGTDAMDVLMGRVIPVKLGIIGVVNRSQHDINTRKSITESLQDEQGFLQKRYPSLANRNGTRHLAKTLNRLLMHHIRDCLPELKTRVNVLTAQYQSVLQSYGQPIEDKNATLLQIITKFATEYCHTIEGTARNIETSELCGGARMCYIFHETFGRTLESIDPLAGLTMLDILTAIRNATGPRPALFVPEVSFELLVKRQIKRLEDPSLRCVELVHEELQRIIQHCSTYNTQVHNLVAIELAYINTKHPDFIDTALVSASVSSSKNDPPAEGIRRWKSDKVENAGMEEKPKGNTQPPMYSSPSRSHAVNLLDTPMPATRKLSQREQQDCEVIRRLIKSYFLIVRKSIQDSVPKTVMHFLVNYVKDHLQSQLVGQLYKQQLLDMLLTESEDMAQQRKEAAGLLQALQRANQTISEIRETQLW
- the LOC116823437 gene encoding dynamin-1-like protein isoform X6, whose product is MSPCREKPRTRPAMETLIPVINKLQEIFNTVGAEVIQLPQIVVIGAQVRLQFLPSWGDPAASLGSSGKSSVLESIVGRDFLPRGSGIVTRRPLVLQLVNVPFLEERQHAASGETSTQAEEWATFLHCKHKTFTDFDEIRQEIETETERMTGTNKGISLEPLYLKIYSPHVLNLTLVDLPGITKVPVGDQPPDIEGLVREMILSYVSNPNCLILAVTAANTDMATSEALKLARDVDPDGRRTLAVVTKLDLMDAGTDAMDVLMGRVIPVKLGIIGVVNRSQHDINTRKSITESLQDEQGFLQKRYPSLANRNGTRHLAKTLNRLLMHHIRDCLPELKTRVNVLTAQYQSVLQSYGQPIEDKNATLLQIITKFATEYCHTIEGTARNIETSELCGGARMCYIFHETFGRTLESIDPLAGLTMLDILTAIRNATGPRPALFVPEVSFELLVKRQIKRLEDPSLRCVELVHEELQRIIQHCSTYNTQVPPRGVSDLRPVPVACPMFSPRGSAGPSSFPCGTVHSSDKSITVRTQRETIPVTRPALPLVSPVFSLSSPECLPALPPGYGLVSVSVSGLHSSLIPKTHLYLLSLSGLL